GTCGATCTGTTCGTAAGTAACGCTTCAGCTCTAACGATGGAATGTGTCCGCAGGTGGTGGAGAACGGAGCTCTGTTGTCGTGGAAACTCGGCTGCTCGTTGGACCAGAGCCGGGTCCCGAACATCCACGGCGTCCAGGGTCCGGCGCGGGACGGCAGCATGTCGGCGCGGCTGGGCGTCCCGGTGGTGGGCTGGCACATCGCCAACAAGAAGCCCTCCGTCCCCAAGAGGGTGCGGCGCCAGCTGAACAACACGCCCACGCCGGTGCTGGCCGtgctcccccccaccaccgTGGTGGAGCCCCCGGTGAGGATCGtccccaccctctcctccccctctatCGCCGCGCCGACCGAGAGCTCCGCCCCCCCCGTACGAGGGCCCGTCCCCCTTCCGGGCAAACCCACCATCCGAGTCCGTGACTCCATCGCCCACACGCCGACCCTGGGACCGCCTCAACCGACCAGGGTGGTGGAGTCCAGCAGCACGCTTCCCATCCAGCCCACCGCGACCCGGCCCACGTTCGTGGAGGCGACCGCCACCCCCCCCACGCCGACCAGGAGACCTACCAAGAAACCTAAGAGGCCGAAATCCACGCCGGTGCCCAGAGAGCCAAAGACCTCCACCGCTAAGCCGGCCGCACGcaccacccccccatccccggGCGTCATCGTGGATCCGTCCAATCACAAGCCGAGCCTGAAGAACCCCCTGGACCAGGTCAATGCGCTGGTGGGAACCTACTTCGAGGTGAAGATCCCGCTGGACACGTTCTTCGATTACGAGGACGGCACGACCGACAAGCTGCGTCTGACCTTGAGACAGAACCACAACGAGGTGGTGGGCGACGCCTCCTGGATCCAGTTCAACTCCACCAGCCAGCTGCTCTACGGCCTGCCGGACGCCGCCCATGTGGGCAAACACGAGTACTTCATCTATGCAACGGACAAAGGAGGCCTGAACGCCATCGACGCCTTCGAGGTGCGTGTTAACCGCTGGCCCGTCAACGACAAGAACCCGGTGGTCTTCACCGCCCGGTTCGACGGAGCGCCACATTCTGTCACGCACGACATCCACAAGAAGATCCTCCTGGTGAAGAAGCTGGCGTACGCCCTCGGGGATCGCAACAGCAGCACGGTGAGTCTCCTGAACATCAGCAAGGGCTCGATCGTGGTggagtggaccaacaccagccTCCCGACGCACCCGTGTCCCCGGGAGCAGCTGCTGGTCATGAGCAGGACACTCGCCAACAGTGATGGTCGGCCGTCGCAGACCTTCAGGTACGCCATGGAGCCGGAGTTCAGACCTCTGGACGTCAGCGTCAGAGGAAGAGCCAGCTGCAGGAAGTACTCCTTTGTGCCACCAGGGGAGATCGACCTCCCGGAGCCGCCGGCCGTGACCCCGGCGCTGGGGACGGGTCGTCAGAGCACGGACGACGTGTACCTCCACACCGTCATCCCTGCCGTGGTGGTCGCCGCCATTCTGCTCATCGCAGGCATCATCGCGATGATCTGctacaggaagaagaggaagggcaAGCTGACCATCGAGGACCAGGCCACCTTCATCAAGAAGGGCGTGCCCATCATCTTCGCGGACGAACTGGACGACTCCAAGCCGCCTCCCTCCTCCAGCATGCCCCtgatcctgcaggaggagaaacccCCCCTCCCACCGCCCGAGTACCCCAACATGGCCACGCCCGAGACCACGCCCCTCAACCAGGAGCTGCTGGGCGAGTACACGGCGCTGCAGGACGACGACCCCAACGCCCCCCCCTACCAGCCTCCGCCTCCCTTCTCCACTCCCATGGAGGGCAAGGGCTCCCGGCCCAAGAACATGACCCCCTACAGATCGCCCCCCCCCTACGTGCCGCCCTAAGACCCgcctccaccccc
This genomic window from Limanda limanda unplaced genomic scaffold, fLimLim1.1 SCAFFOLD_177, whole genome shotgun sequence contains:
- the LOC132997929 gene encoding dystroglycan 1-like, with the translated sequence MHGDLKALDVRLLRTRARLLGLLLLAAACCLHPPVSAQVEVLMEAGGRGELEASMHSSVLRDFQEVTEGIREMEAVAVETGDTAQTQQNAAPPTAFPDSSAVVGRVFQVKVPNKMEDVDLGDIIKISELGKDSLPPWLHWDAGTRTLQGLPLEEDKGVHYISASISNHTESSESSEVFSIEVHPEDHQDADAAQLASNQAAAEEELRPFVCGKEEPVTVLTVILDADLTKMSSEQRVELLDHMRSFSGVELQHMKVLPVVNNRLFDMSAFMAGPGNAKKVVENGALLSWKLGCSLDQSRVPNIHGVQGPARDGSMSARLGVPVVGWHIANKKPSVPKRVRRQLNNTPTPVLAVLPPTTVVEPPVRIVPTLSSPSIAAPTESSAPPVRGPVPLPGKPTIRVRDSIAHTPTLGPPQPTRVVESSSTLPIQPTATRPTFVEATATPPTPTRRPTKKPKRPKSTPVPREPKTSTAKPAARTTPPSPGVIVDPSNHKPSLKNPLDQVNALVGTYFEVKIPLDTFFDYEDGTTDKLRLTLRQNHNEVVGDASWIQFNSTSQLLYGLPDAAHVGKHEYFIYATDKGGLNAIDAFEVRVNRWPVNDKNPVVFTARFDGAPHSVTHDIHKKILLVKKLAYALGDRNSSTVSLLNISKGSIVVEWTNTSLPTHPCPREQLLVMSRTLANSDGRPSQTFRYAMEPEFRPLDVSVRGRASCRKYSFVPPGEIDLPEPPAVTPALGTGRQSTDDVYLHTVIPAVVVAAILLIAGIIAMICYRKKRKGKLTIEDQATFIKKGVPIIFADELDDSKPPPSSSMPLILQEEKPPLPPPEYPNMATPETTPLNQELLGEYTALQDDDPNAPPYQPPPPFSTPMEGKGSRPKNMTPYRSPPPYVPP